A part of Rhodamnia argentea isolate NSW1041297 chromosome 8, ASM2092103v1, whole genome shotgun sequence genomic DNA contains:
- the LOC115738290 gene encoding uncharacterized protein LOC115738290 — MAFLFQKFQEAVKTLAKNPMFAKNPMFARDPRQLQFETDINRLFLYTSYNCLGGDAEESDAEEIIQMASNASVAEQQKQVQENVHSQLKSFCKFMDEILLPDVIKTNTAPAVDSPVASKVHHRSGLSFAVGGSGSTERRSAITETRPLKCIEVSQRLKDLMGYTLAVKPSKIPHKDAGQGLFIDGEAQVGTVVALYPGVIYSPSYYRYIPGYPRVDAQNPYLITRYDATVINAQPWGAGGNAREVWDGSSAMDINCTMQNNERASDRVWKVLSKPLEGRQAGNNVDVLERRNPLALAHFANHPAKGIDPNVMICPYDFPLTEKNMRAYIPNILFGRGEEANMRRFGSFWFKWGGVGNSGLQVPVLKTIVLVATRALCDEEVLLNYRLSNLKRRPAWYVPVDEEEERRRWS, encoded by the exons ATGGCGTTCTTGTTTCAGAAATTTCAAgag GCCGTGAAAACTCTCGCAAAGAATCCCATGTTCGCAAAGAATCCCATGTTTGCGAGAGATCCGAGGCAGCTTCAATTCGAAACAGATATAAATCGCCTGTTCCTATACACCAG CTACAACTGTTTAGGTGGGGATGCTGAAGAGTCAGATGCAGAGGAGATTATTCAGATGGCCAGTAATGCTTCTGTTGCTGAGCAACAAAAGCAAGTCCAAGAAAATGTCCATTCTCAACTTAAATCTTTTTGCAAGTTCATGGATGAGATTCTTCTTCCCGATGTTATCAAGACAAATACTGCTCCAGCAGTTGATTCTCCAGTAGCAAGTAAAGTTCATCATCGCAGTGGCCTTAGTTTTGCTGTAGGCGGAAGTGGATCAACCGAGAGAAGATCTG CCATAACTGAGACAAGGCCATTGAAATGCATTGAAGTCTCTCAAAGGTTAAAGGATCTTATGGGCTACACCCTTGCTGTTAAACCATCTAAAATTCCACATAAGGATGCCGGTCAAGGTTTATTTATAGATGGCGAGGCTCAAGTTGGTACCGTGGTAGCCTTGTACCCTGGGGTCATATATTCCCCTTCATATTACCGGTATATTCCTGGATATCCCCGGGTTGACGCACAGAACCCGTATTTAATCACTAGGTATGATGCAACCGTGATAAATGCTCAGCCTTGGGGTGCTGGTGGCAATGCCCGAGAAGTGTGGGATGGCTCTAGTGCAATGGATATCAACTGTACTATGCAAAACAATGAACGTGCATCTGACCGGGTTTGGAAGGTCCTTAGTAAGCCTTTGGAAGGAAGACAGGCGGGAAATAATGTTGATGTGTTGGAGCGTAGAAATCCACTAGCTTTGGCTCATTTTGCTAATCACCCTGCGAAGGGCATAGATCCAAATGTCATGATTTGTCCTTACGACTTTCCTCTGACGGAGAAGAACATGAGGGCTTATATTCCAAATATATTGTTCGGAAGGGGAGAAGAAGCTAATATGAGAAGATTTGGCAGCTTTTGGTTCAAGTGGGGGGGTGTAGGAAATAGCGGGTTACAGGTCCCTGTTTTGAAGACAATAGTTCTGGTGGCTACTCGGGCACTATGTGATGAAGAAGTGCTCTTGAACTACCGTCTTAGTAACTTGAAGCGACGACCGGCATGGTATGTCCCAgttgatgaagaggaagaacgAAGAAGGTGGAGCTAG
- the LOC115738163 gene encoding serine carboxypeptidase-like 34 — protein MALSAVVLCLCLCLSASAAFSSSWEQIDPKVAARQEADRVTALPDQPPASFRHYSGYISVDDRLGKELFYWFFEATSCPAEKPLLLWLGGGPGCTSVGFGEAQELGPFLVTDGPHGPTLRFNDYTWNEAANLLFLDSPVGVGFSYSNATVEHDDNNTARDAHIFLLNWFERFPQYRSSEFYLAGESYSGHYAPQLAEAIFDENQKSANDTHINLKGLIVGNPYMNFETDIIGMIDYAWGHAPISDDLHFSILERCDFRNDNETEDCGNLLNEYLKLFGMINMNGLYSPTCPLDRPFAANHLLNTRAKADMPNYHLELLRTIPAGYDPCLMNHAMAYFNLPGVQRALHANVARIPRPWSLCSLEVIYSWKEPPLSVLPVLKKLIGGGIRLWVFSGDTDGIIPVTSTRYTLRKLGLNMTENWTPWYKGREVGGWTIMYEGLTFVTVMGAGHQVPTFAPMRSLQIIRHFLANSKLPSTPF, from the exons ATGGCCCTCTCAGCCGTGGTTTTGTGCCTTTGTCTCTGTCTCTCGGCCTCTGCCGCCTTCTCTTCCTCATGGGAGCAGATCGACCCCAAGGTCGCGGCGCGGCAAGAGGCCGACCGCGTCACCGCCCTCCCCGACCAGCCCCCGGCGAGCTTCCGCCACTACTCTGGCTACATCTCGGTGGATGACCGCCTCGGGAAGGAGCTCTTCTACTGGTTCTTCGAGGCGACGAGCTGTCCCGCTGAGAAACCTCTCCTCTTGTGGCTCGGTGGAG GCCCAGGATGCACTTCGGTCGGGTTCGGCGAAGCCCAAGAACTCGGCCCGTTTCTCGTGACAGATGGGCCCCATGGCCCGACGCTAAGATTCAACGATTATACTTGGAACGAAG CTGCCAATCTGTTGTTCCTCGACTCGCCGGTCGGCGTCGGATTTTCTTATTCCAATGCCACCGTAGAACACGACGACAACAATACAG CGAGAGATGCCCATATATTTCTGCTGAATTGGTTCGAAAGGTTTCCGCAGTACAGATCAAGCGAGTTTTACCTAGCGGGAGAAAGCTACTCAG GGCACTATGCACCCCAACTCGCCGAGGCAATTTTCGATGAGAACCAGAAATCGGCTAATGACACCCACATAAACCTTAAAGGCCTCATC GTGGGAAATCCGTATATGAATTTCGAGACGGATATAATAGGGATGATCGATTACGCGTGGGGACACGCTCCGATTTCGGACGATCTCCATTTTTCAATCCTGGAAAGGTGCGACTTTAGGAACGATAATGAGACTGAAGATTGTGGTAATTTACTCAACGAGTACCTCAAATTGTTCGGGATGATCAATATGAACGGTTTGTACTCCCCCACTTGTCCGCTCGATCGGCCATTCGCCGCTAACCATCTCTTAAATACGCGAGCCAAAGCGGACATGCCAAATTATCATTTG GAACTCTTACGTACGATACCGGCGGGCTACGATCCATGCCTAATGAACCACGCCATGGCTTACTTTAACCTTCCCGGCGTGCAAAGAGCACTGCATGCAAACGTCGCCCGGATCCCTCGGCCATGGAGCCTTTGCAG CTTGGAGGTGATCTATTCTTGGAAGGAACCGCCTCTTTCAGTCCTCCCAGTACTGAAGAAACTCATCGGCGGGGGCATTCGCTTGTGGGTCTTCAG TGGAGACACGGACGGGATAATCCCGGTGACGTCGACTCGGTACACCTTGAGGAAGCTCGGCCTCAACATGACGGAGAACTGGACACCTTGGTACAAGGGTAGAGAG GTTGGAGGTTGGACAATTATGTACGAGGGGTTGACTTTCGTGACGGTGATGGGAGCAGGGCACCAAGTTCCCACTTTTGCCCCCATGCGTTCTCTTCAGATCATTCGCCACTTCTTGGCCAACTCGAAGCTCCCGTCCACGCCCTTTTGA